In a single window of the Bactrocera dorsalis isolate Fly_Bdor chromosome 2, ASM2337382v1, whole genome shotgun sequence genome:
- the LOC105223135 gene encoding actin-binding LIM protein 2 isoform X4 yields the protein MGKQKIYCAKCDKKCSGEVLRVADKHFHKACFQCCQCKKSLATGGFFTKDGAYYCIPDYQRLYGTKCAACQQYVEGEVVSTMGKTYHQKCFTCSKCSNPFKSGSKVTNTGKEVLCENCIPAATSSPIRQPNAADVSRKEGTVSPVPKAESPTRATAHQQMTSGVVSDKARLKEDYDPNDCAGCGELLKEGQALVALDRQWHVWCFRCKACNSVLNGEYMGKDGVPYCEKCYQKSFGVKCAYCNRFISGKVLQAGDNHHFHPTCARCTKCGDPFGDGEEMYLQGSAIWHPRCGPGPSESGIILNGGGPAVGNGAFTDTECDRMSSSALSDMHYRTVSPGLILREYGRPGGEDISRIYTYSYLTDAPHYLRKPIDPYDKMPLSPHFHRPPSYATSTGGSMAGSRPPSRPHSRSRSAMKVLVDAIRSETPRPKSPAMNNEEPIELSHYPAAKKPPPGEKPKIERDDFPAPPYPYTDPERRRRYSDTYRGVATSDDDDEVDNLKNGEVDTRLQREAEELEKLNSGIGSAIAKDLKEHAKYKKWKQQNLDPRNASRTPSAAKEPILKLRYESPIGASPSRNLDHQKPFYEDEMFDRSTSYRGSLGKSLGNAPSYNAIHSYRSAPRPGYGLKTSTLPPSIRNGYSSDFSYGGLVDKTHSTDLSCGKSEASVDSITDGDRRALMGGELPASSTYSGVLSYHYPQAGLIRRSLPNMAHSLLVHEPAKIYPYHLLVITNYRLPTDVDRCNLERHLSDVEFEHVLQCSRSEFYRLPQWRRNELKRRAKLF from the exons gaaagcaaaaaatttattgtgcaaaatgcgataaaaaatGTTCGGGCGAGGTGCTACGTGTGGCCGATAAGCATTTTCACAAAGCTTGCTTTCAGTGTTGTCAATGCAAAAAGTCGCTCGCCACCGGCGGATTCTTTACCAAAGACGGTGCATATTATTGCATTCCCGACTATCAGCGTCTCTATGGCACGAAGTGTGCCGCTTGCCAGCAGTATGTCGAGGGCGAAGTGGTCTCGACCATGGGAAAGACGTATCACCAAAAGTGTTTCACGTGCTCCAAATGTAGCAACCCTTTCAAATCTGGAAGCAAG gTAACAAATACCGGTAAAGAGGTTTTATGTGAAAATTGTATTCCAGCGGCTACTTCATCACCCATACGACAACCGAATGCTGCCGATGTGTCGCGTAAAGAAGGCACGGTTTCACCAGTTCCGAAAGCTGAAAGTCCAACACGCGCCACTGCGCACCAGCAAATGACTAGTGGTGTAGTTTCTGATAAGGCACGTTTAAAGGAGGATTACGACCCAAACGATTGTGCTGGTTGTGGAGAATTGTTGAAAGAAGGTCAAGCACTAGTTGCACTAGATCGGCAATGGCATGTTTGGTGCTTCCGCTGTAAAGCGTGCAATTCCGTACTGAATGGCGAGTACATGGGCAAGGATGGTGTGCCGTATTGTGAAAAGTGCTATCAGAAGTCGTTCGGTGTGAAATGCGCTTACTGTAATCGCTTTATTAGTGGAAAAGTGTTGCAAGCCGGTGATAACCACCATTTCCATCCAACCTGTGCACGCTGCACAAAGTGTGGCGATCCATTCGGTGATGGCGAAGAGATGTACCTACAAGGCAGCGCAATTTGGCACCCGCGTTGTGGCCCCGGGCCTTCAGAGTCTGGCATTATTTTAAATGGTGGCGGGCCAGCGGTGGGTAACGGTGCCTTTACGGATACAGAATGCGATCGCATGAGCTCGAGTGCGCTCAGTGATATG CACTATCGTACAGTTAGCCCTGGTCTAATTTTACGTGAATATGGCCGACCTGGCGGTGAAGATATTTCACGTATTTACACATATAGCTACTTGACAGATGCTCCACACTACTTACGCAAGCCGATCGATCCATATGACAAGATGCCTTTGTCGCCACACTTTCATCGGCCGCCATCATATGCCACCAGCACCGGCGGTTCAATGGCTGGCAGTCGGCCACCTTCAAGACCACATTCCCGTAGTCGCAGTGCTATGAAAGTGCTTGTAGATGCCATCCGATCGGAGACACCACGCCCCAAAAGTCCTGCCATGAACAACGAAGAGCCCATAGAGCTGTCGCACTATCCAGCTGCAAAGAAACCACCACCAGGCGAGAAACCGAAAATCGAAAGAGATGATTTCCCAGCACCGCCTTATCCATACACAGACCCGGAACGTAGACGCCGTTACAGTGACACTTATAGGGGTGTAGCTACTTCCGATGATGACGATGAAGTAGAcaatttgaaaaatggcgaaGTTGATAC ACGTCTACAACGTGAGGCTGAGGAGCTTGAAAAATTGAATTCAGGCATTGGTTCAGCAATTGCAAAAGATTTAAAAGAGCacgcaaaatataaaaaatggaaacaacaaaatttagaCCCGAGAAATGCATCGCGTACACCCTCGGCAGCCAAAGAACCCATACTCAAGCTAAG ATACGAGTCGCCTATTGGTGCTTCACCATCACGTAATTTAGATCATCAGAAGCCTTTCTATGAGGACGAAATGTTCGATCGATCGACTAGTTACAGGGGATCGTTAGGCAAATCGCTTGGTAATGCACCCAGCTACAACG cGATACATTCCTACCGATCTGCACCAAGACCAGGATATGGATTGAAAACATCTACTTTGCCGCCATCGATTCGCAATGGCTATAGCTCC GATTTTTCATATGGAGGTCTTGTGGATAAAACTCATAGTACAGATTTAAGTTGCGGAAAATCAGAAG CTTCGGTTGATTCCATAACTGATGGTGATAGACGGGCACTG atGGGTGGCGAGCTTCCCGCTTCTAGCACATATTCGGGTGTATTGTCCTATCATTATCCGCAAGCTGGTTTGATTCGTCGGAGTTTACCGAACATGGCGCACTCATTGCTCGTACATGAGCCGGCAAAGATTTATCCTTATCATTTATTAGTCATCACAAACTATCGTCTACCAACAGACGTTGATCGCTGCAACTTAGAG
- the LOC105223135 gene encoding actin-binding LIM protein 1 isoform X5: MGKQKIYCAKCDKKCSGEVLRVADKHFHKACFQCCQCKKSLATGGFFTKDGAYYCIPDYQRLYGTKCAACQQYVEGEVVSTMGKTYHQKCFTCSKCSNPFKSGSKVTNTGKEVLCENCIPAATSSPIRQPNAADVSRKEGTVSPVPKAESPTRATAHQQMTSGVVSDKARLKEDYDPNDCAGCGELLKEGQALVALDRQWHVWCFRCKACNSVLNGEYMGKDGVPYCEKCYQKSFGVKCAYCNRFISGKVLQAGDNHHFHPTCARCTKCGDPFGDGEEMYLQGSAIWHPRCGPGPSESGIILNGGGPAVGNGAFTDTECDRMSSSALSDMYTRSRTPSFNGSLYSSSRKHYRTVSPGLILREYGRPGGEDISRIYTYSYLTDAPHYLRKPIDPYDKMPLSPHFHRPPSYATSTGGSMAGSRPPSRPHSRSRSAMKVLVDAIRSETPRPKSPAMNNEEPIELSHYPAAKKPPPGEKPKIERDDFPAPPYPYTDPERRRRYSDTYRGVATSDDDDEVDNLKNGEVDTRLQREAEELEKLNSGIGSAIAKDLKEHAKYKKWKQQNLDPRNASRTPSAAKEPILKLRYESPIGASPSRNLDHQKPFYEDEMFDRSTSYRGSLGKSLGNAPSYNDLSCGKSEASVDSITDGDRRALMGGELPASSTYSGVLSYHYPQAGLIRRSLPNMAHSLLVHEPAKIYPYHLLVITNYRLPTDVDRCNLERHLSDVEFEHVLQCSRSEFYRLPQWRRNELKRRAKLF, translated from the exons gaaagcaaaaaatttattgtgcaaaatgcgataaaaaatGTTCGGGCGAGGTGCTACGTGTGGCCGATAAGCATTTTCACAAAGCTTGCTTTCAGTGTTGTCAATGCAAAAAGTCGCTCGCCACCGGCGGATTCTTTACCAAAGACGGTGCATATTATTGCATTCCCGACTATCAGCGTCTCTATGGCACGAAGTGTGCCGCTTGCCAGCAGTATGTCGAGGGCGAAGTGGTCTCGACCATGGGAAAGACGTATCACCAAAAGTGTTTCACGTGCTCCAAATGTAGCAACCCTTTCAAATCTGGAAGCAAG gTAACAAATACCGGTAAAGAGGTTTTATGTGAAAATTGTATTCCAGCGGCTACTTCATCACCCATACGACAACCGAATGCTGCCGATGTGTCGCGTAAAGAAGGCACGGTTTCACCAGTTCCGAAAGCTGAAAGTCCAACACGCGCCACTGCGCACCAGCAAATGACTAGTGGTGTAGTTTCTGATAAGGCACGTTTAAAGGAGGATTACGACCCAAACGATTGTGCTGGTTGTGGAGAATTGTTGAAAGAAGGTCAAGCACTAGTTGCACTAGATCGGCAATGGCATGTTTGGTGCTTCCGCTGTAAAGCGTGCAATTCCGTACTGAATGGCGAGTACATGGGCAAGGATGGTGTGCCGTATTGTGAAAAGTGCTATCAGAAGTCGTTCGGTGTGAAATGCGCTTACTGTAATCGCTTTATTAGTGGAAAAGTGTTGCAAGCCGGTGATAACCACCATTTCCATCCAACCTGTGCACGCTGCACAAAGTGTGGCGATCCATTCGGTGATGGCGAAGAGATGTACCTACAAGGCAGCGCAATTTGGCACCCGCGTTGTGGCCCCGGGCCTTCAGAGTCTGGCATTATTTTAAATGGTGGCGGGCCAGCGGTGGGTAACGGTGCCTTTACGGATACAGAATGCGATCGCATGAGCTCGAGTGCGCTCAGTGATATG TACACGCGCTCCAGAACGCCGAGTTTTAATGGTTCACTTTATTCTTCTAGCCGCAag CACTATCGTACAGTTAGCCCTGGTCTAATTTTACGTGAATATGGCCGACCTGGCGGTGAAGATATTTCACGTATTTACACATATAGCTACTTGACAGATGCTCCACACTACTTACGCAAGCCGATCGATCCATATGACAAGATGCCTTTGTCGCCACACTTTCATCGGCCGCCATCATATGCCACCAGCACCGGCGGTTCAATGGCTGGCAGTCGGCCACCTTCAAGACCACATTCCCGTAGTCGCAGTGCTATGAAAGTGCTTGTAGATGCCATCCGATCGGAGACACCACGCCCCAAAAGTCCTGCCATGAACAACGAAGAGCCCATAGAGCTGTCGCACTATCCAGCTGCAAAGAAACCACCACCAGGCGAGAAACCGAAAATCGAAAGAGATGATTTCCCAGCACCGCCTTATCCATACACAGACCCGGAACGTAGACGCCGTTACAGTGACACTTATAGGGGTGTAGCTACTTCCGATGATGACGATGAAGTAGAcaatttgaaaaatggcgaaGTTGATAC ACGTCTACAACGTGAGGCTGAGGAGCTTGAAAAATTGAATTCAGGCATTGGTTCAGCAATTGCAAAAGATTTAAAAGAGCacgcaaaatataaaaaatggaaacaacaaaatttagaCCCGAGAAATGCATCGCGTACACCCTCGGCAGCCAAAGAACCCATACTCAAGCTAAG ATACGAGTCGCCTATTGGTGCTTCACCATCACGTAATTTAGATCATCAGAAGCCTTTCTATGAGGACGAAATGTTCGATCGATCGACTAGTTACAGGGGATCGTTAGGCAAATCGCTTGGTAATGCACCCAGCTACAACG ATTTAAGTTGCGGAAAATCAGAAG CTTCGGTTGATTCCATAACTGATGGTGATAGACGGGCACTG atGGGTGGCGAGCTTCCCGCTTCTAGCACATATTCGGGTGTATTGTCCTATCATTATCCGCAAGCTGGTTTGATTCGTCGGAGTTTACCGAACATGGCGCACTCATTGCTCGTACATGAGCCGGCAAAGATTTATCCTTATCATTTATTAGTCATCACAAACTATCGTCTACCAACAGACGTTGATCGCTGCAACTTAGAG
- the LOC105223135 gene encoding actin-binding LIM protein 3 isoform X2, with the protein MGKQKIYCAKCDKKCSGEVLRVADKHFHKACFQCCQCKKSLATGGFFTKDGAYYCIPDYQRLYGTKCAACQQYVEGEVVSTMGKTYHQKCFTCSKCSNPFKSGSKVTNTGKEVLCENCIPAATSSPIRQPNAADVSRKEGTVSPVPKAESPTRATAHQQMTSGVVSDKARLKEDYDPNDCAGCGELLKEGQALVALDRQWHVWCFRCKACNSVLNGEYMGKDGVPYCEKCYQKSFGVKCAYCNRFISGKVLQAGDNHHFHPTCARCTKCGDPFGDGEEMYLQGSAIWHPRCGPGPSESGIILNGGGPAVGNGAFTDTECDRMSSSALSDMYTRSRTPSFNGSLYSSSRKHYRTVSPGLILREYGRPGGEDISRIYTYSYLTDAPHYLRKPIDPYDKMPLSPHFHRPPSYATSTGGSMAGSRPPSRPHSRSRSAMKVLVDAIRSETPRPKSPAMNNEEPIELSHYPAAKKPPPGEKPKIERDDFPAPPYPYTDPERRRRYSDTYRGVATSDDDDEVDNLKNGEVDTRLQREAEELEKLNSGIGSAIAKDLKEHAKYKKWKQQNLDPRNASRTPSAAKEPILKLRYESPIGASPSRNLDHQKPFYEDEMFDRSTSYRGSLGKSLGNAPSYNAIHSYRSAPRPGYGLKTSTLPPSIRNGYSSDFSYGGLVDKTHSTDLSCGKSEASVDSITDGDRRALMGGELPASSTYSGVLSYHYPQAGLIRRSLPNMAHSLLVHEPAKIYPYHLLVITNYRLPTDVDRCNLERHLSDVEFEHVLQCSRSEFYRLPQWRRNELKRRAKLF; encoded by the exons gaaagcaaaaaatttattgtgcaaaatgcgataaaaaatGTTCGGGCGAGGTGCTACGTGTGGCCGATAAGCATTTTCACAAAGCTTGCTTTCAGTGTTGTCAATGCAAAAAGTCGCTCGCCACCGGCGGATTCTTTACCAAAGACGGTGCATATTATTGCATTCCCGACTATCAGCGTCTCTATGGCACGAAGTGTGCCGCTTGCCAGCAGTATGTCGAGGGCGAAGTGGTCTCGACCATGGGAAAGACGTATCACCAAAAGTGTTTCACGTGCTCCAAATGTAGCAACCCTTTCAAATCTGGAAGCAAG gTAACAAATACCGGTAAAGAGGTTTTATGTGAAAATTGTATTCCAGCGGCTACTTCATCACCCATACGACAACCGAATGCTGCCGATGTGTCGCGTAAAGAAGGCACGGTTTCACCAGTTCCGAAAGCTGAAAGTCCAACACGCGCCACTGCGCACCAGCAAATGACTAGTGGTGTAGTTTCTGATAAGGCACGTTTAAAGGAGGATTACGACCCAAACGATTGTGCTGGTTGTGGAGAATTGTTGAAAGAAGGTCAAGCACTAGTTGCACTAGATCGGCAATGGCATGTTTGGTGCTTCCGCTGTAAAGCGTGCAATTCCGTACTGAATGGCGAGTACATGGGCAAGGATGGTGTGCCGTATTGTGAAAAGTGCTATCAGAAGTCGTTCGGTGTGAAATGCGCTTACTGTAATCGCTTTATTAGTGGAAAAGTGTTGCAAGCCGGTGATAACCACCATTTCCATCCAACCTGTGCACGCTGCACAAAGTGTGGCGATCCATTCGGTGATGGCGAAGAGATGTACCTACAAGGCAGCGCAATTTGGCACCCGCGTTGTGGCCCCGGGCCTTCAGAGTCTGGCATTATTTTAAATGGTGGCGGGCCAGCGGTGGGTAACGGTGCCTTTACGGATACAGAATGCGATCGCATGAGCTCGAGTGCGCTCAGTGATATG TACACGCGCTCCAGAACGCCGAGTTTTAATGGTTCACTTTATTCTTCTAGCCGCAag CACTATCGTACAGTTAGCCCTGGTCTAATTTTACGTGAATATGGCCGACCTGGCGGTGAAGATATTTCACGTATTTACACATATAGCTACTTGACAGATGCTCCACACTACTTACGCAAGCCGATCGATCCATATGACAAGATGCCTTTGTCGCCACACTTTCATCGGCCGCCATCATATGCCACCAGCACCGGCGGTTCAATGGCTGGCAGTCGGCCACCTTCAAGACCACATTCCCGTAGTCGCAGTGCTATGAAAGTGCTTGTAGATGCCATCCGATCGGAGACACCACGCCCCAAAAGTCCTGCCATGAACAACGAAGAGCCCATAGAGCTGTCGCACTATCCAGCTGCAAAGAAACCACCACCAGGCGAGAAACCGAAAATCGAAAGAGATGATTTCCCAGCACCGCCTTATCCATACACAGACCCGGAACGTAGACGCCGTTACAGTGACACTTATAGGGGTGTAGCTACTTCCGATGATGACGATGAAGTAGAcaatttgaaaaatggcgaaGTTGATAC ACGTCTACAACGTGAGGCTGAGGAGCTTGAAAAATTGAATTCAGGCATTGGTTCAGCAATTGCAAAAGATTTAAAAGAGCacgcaaaatataaaaaatggaaacaacaaaatttagaCCCGAGAAATGCATCGCGTACACCCTCGGCAGCCAAAGAACCCATACTCAAGCTAAG ATACGAGTCGCCTATTGGTGCTTCACCATCACGTAATTTAGATCATCAGAAGCCTTTCTATGAGGACGAAATGTTCGATCGATCGACTAGTTACAGGGGATCGTTAGGCAAATCGCTTGGTAATGCACCCAGCTACAACG cGATACATTCCTACCGATCTGCACCAAGACCAGGATATGGATTGAAAACATCTACTTTGCCGCCATCGATTCGCAATGGCTATAGCTCC GATTTTTCATATGGAGGTCTTGTGGATAAAACTCATAGTACAGATTTAAGTTGCGGAAAATCAGAAG CTTCGGTTGATTCCATAACTGATGGTGATAGACGGGCACTG atGGGTGGCGAGCTTCCCGCTTCTAGCACATATTCGGGTGTATTGTCCTATCATTATCCGCAAGCTGGTTTGATTCGTCGGAGTTTACCGAACATGGCGCACTCATTGCTCGTACATGAGCCGGCAAAGATTTATCCTTATCATTTATTAGTCATCACAAACTATCGTCTACCAACAGACGTTGATCGCTGCAACTTAGAG
- the LOC105223135 gene encoding actin-binding LIM protein 3 isoform X1, which produces MGKQKIYCAKCDKKCSGEVLRVADKHFHKACFQCCQCKKSLATGGFFTKDGAYYCIPDYQRLYGTKCAACQQYVEGEVVSTMGKTYHQKCFTCSKCSNPFKSGSKVTNTGKEVLCENCIPAATSSPIRQPNAADVSRKEGTVSPVPKAESPTRATAHQQMTSGVVSDKARLKEDYDPNDCAGCGELLKEGQALVALDRQWHVWCFRCKACNSVLNGEYMGKDGVPYCEKCYQKSFGVKCAYCNRFISGKVLQAGDNHHFHPTCARCTKCGDPFGDGEEMYLQGSAIWHPRCGPGPSESGIILNGGGPAVGNGAFTDTECDRMSSSALSDMYTRSRTPSFNGSLYSSSRKHYRTVSPGLILREYGRPGGEDISRIYTYSYLTDAPHYLRKPIDPYDKMPLSPHFHRPPSYATSTGGSMAGSRPPSRPHSRSRSAMKVLVDAIRSETPRPKSPAMNNEEPIELSHYPAAKKPPPGEKPKIERDDFPAPPYPYTDPERRRRYSDTYRGVATSDDDDEVDNLKNGEVDTRLQREAEELEKLNSGIGSAIAKDLKEHAKYKKWKQQNLDPRNASRTPSAAKEPILKLRYESPIGASPSRNLDHQKPFYEDEMFDRSTSYRGSLGKSLGNAPSYNVVSALRHVPKPGYGLAPRSHTFSASTAAGGTTAVHPVATDFSYGGLVDKTHSTDLSCGKSEASVDSITDGDRRALMGGELPASSTYSGVLSYHYPQAGLIRRSLPNMAHSLLVHEPAKIYPYHLLVITNYRLPTDVDRCNLERHLSDVEFEHVLQCSRSEFYRLPQWRRNELKRRAKLF; this is translated from the exons gaaagcaaaaaatttattgtgcaaaatgcgataaaaaatGTTCGGGCGAGGTGCTACGTGTGGCCGATAAGCATTTTCACAAAGCTTGCTTTCAGTGTTGTCAATGCAAAAAGTCGCTCGCCACCGGCGGATTCTTTACCAAAGACGGTGCATATTATTGCATTCCCGACTATCAGCGTCTCTATGGCACGAAGTGTGCCGCTTGCCAGCAGTATGTCGAGGGCGAAGTGGTCTCGACCATGGGAAAGACGTATCACCAAAAGTGTTTCACGTGCTCCAAATGTAGCAACCCTTTCAAATCTGGAAGCAAG gTAACAAATACCGGTAAAGAGGTTTTATGTGAAAATTGTATTCCAGCGGCTACTTCATCACCCATACGACAACCGAATGCTGCCGATGTGTCGCGTAAAGAAGGCACGGTTTCACCAGTTCCGAAAGCTGAAAGTCCAACACGCGCCACTGCGCACCAGCAAATGACTAGTGGTGTAGTTTCTGATAAGGCACGTTTAAAGGAGGATTACGACCCAAACGATTGTGCTGGTTGTGGAGAATTGTTGAAAGAAGGTCAAGCACTAGTTGCACTAGATCGGCAATGGCATGTTTGGTGCTTCCGCTGTAAAGCGTGCAATTCCGTACTGAATGGCGAGTACATGGGCAAGGATGGTGTGCCGTATTGTGAAAAGTGCTATCAGAAGTCGTTCGGTGTGAAATGCGCTTACTGTAATCGCTTTATTAGTGGAAAAGTGTTGCAAGCCGGTGATAACCACCATTTCCATCCAACCTGTGCACGCTGCACAAAGTGTGGCGATCCATTCGGTGATGGCGAAGAGATGTACCTACAAGGCAGCGCAATTTGGCACCCGCGTTGTGGCCCCGGGCCTTCAGAGTCTGGCATTATTTTAAATGGTGGCGGGCCAGCGGTGGGTAACGGTGCCTTTACGGATACAGAATGCGATCGCATGAGCTCGAGTGCGCTCAGTGATATG TACACGCGCTCCAGAACGCCGAGTTTTAATGGTTCACTTTATTCTTCTAGCCGCAag CACTATCGTACAGTTAGCCCTGGTCTAATTTTACGTGAATATGGCCGACCTGGCGGTGAAGATATTTCACGTATTTACACATATAGCTACTTGACAGATGCTCCACACTACTTACGCAAGCCGATCGATCCATATGACAAGATGCCTTTGTCGCCACACTTTCATCGGCCGCCATCATATGCCACCAGCACCGGCGGTTCAATGGCTGGCAGTCGGCCACCTTCAAGACCACATTCCCGTAGTCGCAGTGCTATGAAAGTGCTTGTAGATGCCATCCGATCGGAGACACCACGCCCCAAAAGTCCTGCCATGAACAACGAAGAGCCCATAGAGCTGTCGCACTATCCAGCTGCAAAGAAACCACCACCAGGCGAGAAACCGAAAATCGAAAGAGATGATTTCCCAGCACCGCCTTATCCATACACAGACCCGGAACGTAGACGCCGTTACAGTGACACTTATAGGGGTGTAGCTACTTCCGATGATGACGATGAAGTAGAcaatttgaaaaatggcgaaGTTGATAC ACGTCTACAACGTGAGGCTGAGGAGCTTGAAAAATTGAATTCAGGCATTGGTTCAGCAATTGCAAAAGATTTAAAAGAGCacgcaaaatataaaaaatggaaacaacaaaatttagaCCCGAGAAATGCATCGCGTACACCCTCGGCAGCCAAAGAACCCATACTCAAGCTAAG ATACGAGTCGCCTATTGGTGCTTCACCATCACGTAATTTAGATCATCAGAAGCCTTTCTATGAGGACGAAATGTTCGATCGATCGACTAGTTACAGGGGATCGTTAGGCAAATCGCTTGGTAATGCACCCAGCTACAACG TGGTGAGCGCCTTGCGGCATGTCCCTAAACCAGGATACGGCTTGGCTCCACGCTCACATACATTCAGTGCATCCACTGCGGCTGGTGGTACTACTGCTGTGCACCCTGTTGCTACT GATTTTTCATATGGAGGTCTTGTGGATAAAACTCATAGTACAGATTTAAGTTGCGGAAAATCAGAAG CTTCGGTTGATTCCATAACTGATGGTGATAGACGGGCACTG atGGGTGGCGAGCTTCCCGCTTCTAGCACATATTCGGGTGTATTGTCCTATCATTATCCGCAAGCTGGTTTGATTCGTCGGAGTTTACCGAACATGGCGCACTCATTGCTCGTACATGAGCCGGCAAAGATTTATCCTTATCATTTATTAGTCATCACAAACTATCGTCTACCAACAGACGTTGATCGCTGCAACTTAGAG